Within Bacillus sp. E(2018), the genomic segment AGATGCCGGTCACCATATTGAACAGATCATGAAGAGTAAATTAAAGGGTATACTTGAACAGAAACTGAAAAATAACAAATATGAAACTGTTGTTGTAGAATCAAACATCATTACGGAACCTTTTTCGTTTATGTAGACGAGGTTTATAAAGTCAAAAAAGAACAGCTGGGTGTTCCAGCTGTTCTTTTTTATGACTTTTTCTCTTTCACTTTAGGAAGAATGCGATTAAGTGTTACTTTACGTTCTTTTGTCCATGTTTCTTCATTTTGATCATCATAGTTTTTAAGAAAATCAATAACTTCTTTCGTTATAGGTGTTGGTGTAGAAGCACCTGATGTAATTCCTACCTTCTTAACACCCTCTAACCAACTTAGTTCGATTTCAGATACATCCGAAATTCTGTAGGCAGTTGTTCCTGCAATTTCTTCTGAAACTTGAGCTAATCGATTTGAGTTATTACTTCTAGGATCTCCAACTACAAGTACCAAGTCACAATCACCTGCTTGGTTTGCAACAGCTTCTTGTCTGACTTGAGTCGCTAAACAGATTTCTTTATGAACTTCAGCAGAAGGATATCTCATAAGCAGTCTCTTGATGAGCTCTGCTACATCCCATTGACTCATCGTGGTTTGATTCGTGATGAGTATTTTTTCGCTATTCACGTTTAATGATTCTAAATCATCCGTATTTTCAACAAGGTGTACAATATGGGGTGCGATTCCGATCGCGCCCTCTGGTTCAGGGTGACCTTTCTTACCGATATAGATGATTTCATATCCTTCTTTTTCTTTTTCACGAATAAGGTCATGCGTTTTTGTAACATCAGGACATGTTGCATCAATCTCATATAAGCCTTTTTCATGAGCAATCCGTCTCACTTCTGGTGAAACGCCATGCGCCGTATAAATAACGGTTCCTGATTCAATGTTTTTAATAATATCGAGTCTGTTCGCACCATCGAGGGTGATAATTCCTTCATCTTCAAAGGCATCTGTCACATGTTTATTGTGAACAATCATACCAAGTATATAGATGGGTCTTGGTAATGTTGGATCATTAGCGGCTTGGCGCGCCATGACCATAGCGTCCACTACGCCATAACAATATCCTCGTGGAGATATTTTAACGATTTCCATATTGGATCTCTCCTTTATTTCATATAAAAGACAGCACAGAGATCTATGCTGTCTTGGGAGATTTACTTCTGTATGTGTTTATTATAAAGGAGAGACCATAAGAACTCAAACACTATACTCATACATATAGTTTCGGCCCCGATAGGTGGTAGCCTTTAGGTACATTTGTTTTAGGTGCGGATGGTACAGCTTTAGTAGCAGCTGGCGTTTTTTTAATCATGGGTGGTGCCTCGGCCTGTATGGATGTCTTAGTAGATTTTGGACCAGCCACAACCACCTTTTCTTCCGTTTCTGTTTTCTTTTTTTCTTTCTTTTCATTTTTCTTTACAACGTTTTTTTTAGGTTCACTTTTTTCAATCGTTTCAGCGGCTTGTTCTGTGTTTTCCGGTTTTTCGGAGGTATCTGCCTCAGTATCTTTTTCTGCCTTTGAGCTCGAACCGCTTTGGAAATCTTTAAGAGCTGTCATGATGGAAGGCAGATTTCTCATTGCAGGACCATATTGTTTGATCATAGGTCCCATCGTCTCAGCGACTTTCAAGACCTTTTGTACGTTGTTTAACATCGTAAACACACTTGTTCCACCTGTTATACTTCCACCGCTGCCAATCGTCCCCAAGAATCTGTCAACAGAACCCATCTGACGCGGCATACCATTCATCCCATTCATGTTTTGGAGATAAGGATTTACTTGAAAGGGCTGCATAGGATGCTGAGGTTGATTTGGATATCTATAAAAAGGCTGCATAATTCCCCCTCCTTTCCAAAATAATACGCTCATATATAGAATATGAAATTAGAAAAACATGTGTGATATTTATCCCTGTTTTCTTATTAATCTTCAGGATGGTTGGCTTAAATGCAAAACTTACTCTATAATACTAAAAGTGAAGAATTTATATTTGAAAAGAAAAGGTGAGCGTATGAAATCTCCGTTCGAACGGTTAAAAATAAACGAATCGCTCCAGACCGCTTTAAGTGGTATTGGATTTGAAAGACCAACTGATATTCAAGAGCGTGTTATTCCAGGAATTATTAACGGACAAGACATGATCGGACAATCGCAAACAGGTTCAGGAAAGACATTTGCGTTCTTATTGCCATTGATGCATAGAATAGATATCACTAAAGACGAGGTACAAGCTGTGATCACAGCTCCTACTCGTGAATTAGCACAGCAAATTTACAACGAGTTTCTAAAGATATCAGAGCATATGCCTGAGGATAAGCAAATCCGTGCAAAATCGATCGTTGGTGGAACGGATAGAAAACGTATGGCAGAAAAATTGAAAACAGTTCCTCAATTAGTAATCGGCACACCTGGTCGAATTAAAGACTTGGTAAACGCTCAAGAGCTAGTTGTCTTTACGGCGAATATGCTCGTAGTTGATGAAGCCGATCAGATGCTTGATATGGGGTTTATTGAAGATGTAGACCTGATTGCATCTCGTATGGCTAACGAACTTCAAATGATGGTGTTCTCTGCTACAGTACCAGAAAAATTGCAACCATTCTTGAAAAAATATATGCAAAATCCTAAGCATGTTCACGTTGAACCACAGCATATTACAGCAAAAGACATCAAGCACGTTCTTATTCAAGCAAAACACAACGACAAACTTCCTACACTGATCAAAACAGCAAGAAATTATAATCCTTATTTTGCGATTATATTTGCAAACACAAAAAAAGCAGTGGATGAGATCGCTGATGCTATGAGTGCTGAAGGAATGAGCGTTGAACGTCTTCATGGTGATATTCCGCCTCGTACAAGAAAGAACATCATGAAACGTGTTCAGAAAGCTGAGTTTCAGTTCTTAGTAGCAACTGACCTTGCAGCCCGAGGAATCGACATCAAAGGTGTCAGCCACATTATCAACTATGAGTTCCCGAAAGATCTTGATTTCTATATCCATAGAGCAGGAAGAACGGGCCGTGCAGGAATGTCAGGGATCTGTGCATCTCTTTACGAACAAACAGATCAGCATTCTGTTCAAAAGCTAAAAGAGAAAAAAATCATCTTCCATATCGAACAATATAAGAACGGTGAATGGGTACCTGTGAAGCCGAGCAAAAAAAGTACGGGTGCAAAAGAGCAGGACGGCGTTTATGTACCAAAACCACGCAAGGTAAAGCCTGGTTATAAGAAGAAAATGGACGAGCAGAAAAAGAAACTTATGAAGAAGAAAAGAAGAAACATCAGATAGTAGGTTAGGGAAGAGGGGAAAATATGATTAAACTAGGATCTCACGTTTCAATGAGCGGTAAAAAAATGCTTCTCGCTGCGAGTGAAGAAGCTGTTTCATATGGTGCCAACACATTTATGATCTATACGGGTGCACCCCAAAACACGAGACGAAAAAAAATTGAAGACCTTAATATCGAAGCAGGAACGAAACACATGATCGAGAACGGTATCGTTGATATTGTTGTTCATGCACCCTATATCATCAACATCGGGAATGCTGTAAAACCAGAAACTTTTGAGCTGGGAGTCGATTTCTTAAGAAGAGAGATTGAACGAACTGACGCACTTGGTGCAAGACAGATCGTACTTCATCCGGGAGCACATGTTGGAGAAGGGTCAGAGATTGGAATCAAGAAAATCATTGAAGGACTTAACGAAGTATTAACAAAAGAGCAGAATGTTCAAATCGCACTAGAGACAATGGCAGGTAAAGGGTCTGAATGTGGAAAAACATTTGAAGAACTTGCACAGATTATTGATGGTGTAACACTGAACGAAAAACTTTCTGTATGTTTTGATACTTGTCATACACATGATGCTGGTTATGATATCGTTAATGATTTTGATGGGGTAATGAACCAGTTCGATAAGTTGGTTGGAATAGATCGTATTAAAGTGTTCCACATCAATGACAGCAAAAATCCAACTGGAGCAGCTAAGGATAGACACGAAAACATTGGCTTTGGACATATTGGCTTCGATGCCTTAAATTACATCGTTCATCACGAACAATTTAAGGATATCCCTAAAATACTTGAAACACCTTATGTGGGTACAGATAAAAACAACAAAAGACCTCCTTATCAATTAGAGATCGAGATGATCAAATCAAAAACGTTTGATCCAGAACTTCAGAACAAGTTATTGAACACCTAACAATCTCACACATGATTAATCGAATAAAAAGATAAAAAGCCACACATCAGTGCGGCTTTTTTGTTTTACCTATCAATATACGTTTGAATTAAGTATTGGATATAGTTCGCTTTTTCAGGGCTAACTTCTTTTGCGATGGTAGCAATAATCATCTTACGCTGTGAAAGATTCTTAATATCAATCGTCTGCCTTCGCAATATGTTTACGATCTGTACGGCTTCTTTTTGTGAAATGGGAAGCTGATATTGCGCGGCTAGTGAGATCAGTTCGTTCGGACTGATCGAATTAAGTTTCTGATTTACAAAATGAACAATGATTGGATTCATTTATAAACCCCCTCCCGACTTTCTCATTGTATGAGGAAGGAGGGAAGAAAGTGCTAAAAAAAGACTTCGGAATATTGTCCAAAGTCTTTTTGTTTATATTTTATACGATTGTATGAAGAATAAAATTCATAAAGAATAAAAAAGCGATAACATACATCGGCGCTGTAACTTGTTTCTTCTGCCCAGACATCCATTTAACAAGTGGATATGCGATAAATCCAAATGCCAGGCCATCCACGATGCTGTAGGTTAATGGTATCAGCGCAATGATAAGAAATGCTGGAAACATCTCTGTAAAATCAGCAAAAGGAATATGCTGAATCTGCTGAACCATCAGACCGCCAATGATGATCAAGATAGGAGCGATAGCTCCATCAGGAATATAAGCAATGAAAGGTGCTGCAAACATGGATAAGAAGAACAATACTGCAACTGTAATACTTGTAATCCCTGTTCTGCCGCCTTCTTGAATTCCAGATGCACTCTCTACCGTGGAGATTGTTGGACTAGTTCCAAATAAACCGGAAACGATAGATGAAGCAGCATTCGCTTGAAAAGCTTTTGGGAACTTTTCTTGATCAGGTAACAGACCGTATAACAATCCCATATTCTCGAATGTGATGATCATGGTCAATGAGAACGTTGCAATCCAAAAAGAAAGCTCTGTTATCCCTGAAAAATCAAATGCGAATAATAATTCACCAAACGGCTTAAAGGAAAATCCTTCAGACATGCCTTTAACTTCTTGTGTATGACCCATAAAGAATCCAATAAGAGTAGTTAAAGCAATCCCGATTAAAAAACTTCCTTTAACGTTTTTTAGAAACAATGCCAGTGTAACCGAAAGACCAATTACCGTTAGGATAGCATCAGGACGATCTAAATGTCCTAACTTTACAAAAGTTGCAGAGCTCGCTTCGATGATTCCGCCTTTTTGTAACCCGATAAACGTTAAGAACAAGCCGATTCCTACTGTTATACTATGTTTCAATGATTGAGGAATACTCTTTGAAAGTATGTCCTTTAAAGGTGTTGATGCTACGATTAAAAAGAATATCCCAGACATCACCACAGCTGCAAGAGCTTCTTGCCAGCTTAAATTCATACCCTGCACGATAGTATACGTGAAAAACGCGTTTACACCCATGCCCGGTGTTAATACGATCGGAGCCTTTGCATACAACCCCATGATTAGACAGCCAACTACAGAAGTAAGGATCGTGGCGAGAACTACCCCCTCATATGGCATCCCAGCATCAGCTAATATCAGCGGATTAACGACAATAATATAAGCGATGGTGAAAAACGAGGTGATCCCTGCAAGTACTTCTTTCTTTAGTGAAACTTGATTTTGTTCCATTTGTTCCTTCCTTAAATCTAAAAAACATCCCTCTCCCACCCAGCAGTTTCCTGCCAGAGTTGATTATATAGCAAATGTAGAAATATGGCTAGAGAAAATCGTTTACAATCTTGTGTCCACACTATATAATTTGACTTAAGTAAAAAAGTTGCCTAAAGGAAACATTTGCTTCTTCAAAAAATATTCACTTTCCTTCTTTTCGTTTCATACAATTGTGAAGGGATTATTTTTTTAATTTAAAGTTGCGCTTGGGCAAAAAAAGTTACTCGACGAAAAAGGAGGTCTTTTTCATGTTAAAACAAGCACTTAAGATTGATCATTTATATGTTTCTTACTTAGGAAACCAAGTAGTAAAGGATATATCTTTCTCAGTTAATAAAGGAAGTTTAGTGGGAATCATCGGACCAAACGGTGCTGGTAAATCCACTATGATGAAAGCTGCTTTAAATTTAATACCGAGAGACAAAGGTGATGTTCAGATATTTGGAGAGTCGCTTAAAAAATGGAGAAAAAAAATAGCATATGTTCCGCAGCGGTCAGATATCGATTGGG encodes:
- a CDS encoding 4-hydroxy-3-methylbut-2-enyl diphosphate reductase, translated to MEIVKISPRGYCYGVVDAMVMARQAANDPTLPRPIYILGMIVHNKHVTDAFEDEGIITLDGANRLDIIKNIESGTVIYTAHGVSPEVRRIAHEKGLYEIDATCPDVTKTHDLIREKEKEGYEIIYIGKKGHPEPEGAIGIAPHIVHLVENTDDLESLNVNSEKILITNQTTMSQWDVAELIKRLLMRYPSAEVHKEICLATQVRQEAVANQAGDCDLVLVVGDPRSNNSNRLAQVSEEIAGTTAYRISDVSEIELSWLEGVKKVGITSGASTPTPITKEVIDFLKNYDDQNEETWTKERKVTLNRILPKVKEKKS
- a CDS encoding DUF2624 family protein, with the protein product MNPIIVHFVNQKLNSISPNELISLAAQYQLPISQKEAVQIVNILRRQTIDIKNLSQRKMIIATIAKEVSPEKANYIQYLIQTYIDR
- a CDS encoding NCS2 family permease; this encodes MEQNQVSLKKEVLAGITSFFTIAYIIVVNPLILADAGMPYEGVVLATILTSVVGCLIMGLYAKAPIVLTPGMGVNAFFTYTIVQGMNLSWQEALAAVVMSGIFFLIVASTPLKDILSKSIPQSLKHSITVGIGLFLTFIGLQKGGIIEASSATFVKLGHLDRPDAILTVIGLSVTLALFLKNVKGSFLIGIALTTLIGFFMGHTQEVKGMSEGFSFKPFGELLFAFDFSGITELSFWIATFSLTMIITFENMGLLYGLLPDQEKFPKAFQANAASSIVSGLFGTSPTISTVESASGIQEGGRTGITSITVAVLFFLSMFAAPFIAYIPDGAIAPILIIIGGLMVQQIQHIPFADFTEMFPAFLIIALIPLTYSIVDGLAFGFIAYPLVKWMSGQKKQVTAPMYVIAFLFFMNFILHTIV
- a CDS encoding DEAD/DEAH box helicase, yielding MKSPFERLKINESLQTALSGIGFERPTDIQERVIPGIINGQDMIGQSQTGSGKTFAFLLPLMHRIDITKDEVQAVITAPTRELAQQIYNEFLKISEHMPEDKQIRAKSIVGGTDRKRMAEKLKTVPQLVIGTPGRIKDLVNAQELVVFTANMLVVDEADQMLDMGFIEDVDLIASRMANELQMMVFSATVPEKLQPFLKKYMQNPKHVHVEPQHITAKDIKHVLIQAKHNDKLPTLIKTARNYNPYFAIIFANTKKAVDEIADAMSAEGMSVERLHGDIPPRTRKNIMKRVQKAEFQFLVATDLAARGIDIKGVSHIINYEFPKDLDFYIHRAGRTGRAGMSGICASLYEQTDQHSVQKLKEKKIIFHIEQYKNGEWVPVKPSKKSTGAKEQDGVYVPKPRKVKPGYKKKMDEQKKKLMKKKRRNIR
- the vrrA gene encoding VrrA/YqfQ family protein; translation: MQPFYRYPNQPQHPMQPFQVNPYLQNMNGMNGMPRQMGSVDRFLGTIGSGGSITGGTSVFTMLNNVQKVLKVAETMGPMIKQYGPAMRNLPSIMTALKDFQSGSSSKAEKDTEADTSEKPENTEQAAETIEKSEPKKNVVKKNEKKEKKKTETEEKVVVAGPKSTKTSIQAEAPPMIKKTPAATKAVPSAPKTNVPKGYHLSGPKLYV
- a CDS encoding deoxyribonuclease IV produces the protein MIKLGSHVSMSGKKMLLAASEEAVSYGANTFMIYTGAPQNTRRKKIEDLNIEAGTKHMIENGIVDIVVHAPYIINIGNAVKPETFELGVDFLRREIERTDALGARQIVLHPGAHVGEGSEIGIKKIIEGLNEVLTKEQNVQIALETMAGKGSECGKTFEELAQIIDGVTLNEKLSVCFDTCHTHDAGYDIVNDFDGVMNQFDKLVGIDRIKVFHINDSKNPTGAAKDRHENIGFGHIGFDALNYIVHHEQFKDIPKILETPYVGTDKNNKRPPYQLEIEMIKSKTFDPELQNKLLNT